A single Stutzerimonas stutzeri DNA region contains:
- a CDS encoding DUF5924 family protein, translating into MQLKSRLATCFDLVSRLIRRYPGTVALFGFCSGIASFVLVERHAGLAKVIATIMLASWLWLMLENSLRRGLERRFGWKVPPPLLRYVTQMVHQESLFFIIPFFFITTTWNSGQSVFTVILGIAALVSLVDPLYYRWLAPRRWIYLAFHALTLFAVLLTALPIIFHLSTAQSYLCSLVIAVLLALPSLRGLFPEWNWKSVVAVPLLALAVGLGGWMGRTWVPPATLWLTDVAVTMSMDDASREPGNRLRELSSRELHGNGLYAFTAINAPRGLKERIYHEWEHDGRRVDRIPLDISGGREAGYRAWTHKRNFPDKAQGRWRVRVLTEAGQMIGMLRFRVTE; encoded by the coding sequence ATGCAGCTGAAATCTCGCCTCGCCACCTGTTTCGACCTGGTCTCGCGGCTGATCCGCCGCTACCCCGGCACCGTGGCGCTGTTTGGCTTCTGCTCGGGTATCGCCAGCTTTGTGCTGGTGGAGCGCCACGCCGGACTGGCGAAAGTGATCGCGACCATCATGCTGGCAAGCTGGCTCTGGCTGATGCTGGAGAACAGCCTGCGCCGCGGTCTGGAACGCAGGTTCGGCTGGAAGGTGCCCCCTCCGCTGCTGCGCTACGTCACGCAGATGGTTCATCAGGAAAGCCTGTTTTTCATCATTCCGTTTTTCTTCATCACCACCACCTGGAACAGTGGCCAGTCCGTGTTCACTGTCATTCTGGGCATCGCCGCCCTGGTTTCGCTGGTCGACCCGCTGTACTACCGGTGGCTGGCCCCGCGTCGCTGGATTTATCTGGCGTTCCACGCGCTGACCCTGTTCGCGGTTCTGCTGACGGCTCTGCCCATCATCTTTCACCTGTCAACGGCCCAGAGTTACCTGTGCTCGTTGGTCATCGCCGTTCTGCTGGCCTTGCCCAGCCTGAGGGGCCTGTTCCCCGAGTGGAACTGGAAGAGCGTGGTGGCGGTACCGCTGCTGGCGCTCGCCGTCGGCCTGGGCGGCTGGATGGGCCGCACCTGGGTTCCGCCGGCAACGCTGTGGCTCACGGACGTTGCGGTCACCATGAGCATGGACGATGCCTCGCGCGAACCGGGCAATCGCCTGCGTGAACTGTCGAGCCGTGAGCTGCACGGCAATGGCCTCTATGCGTTCACCGCGATCAATGCACCGCGCGGACTGAAGGAGCGCATCTATCACGAATGGGAGCATGACGGTCGGCGGGTCGACCGCATTCCGCTGGACATCAGCGGCGGGCGCGAAGCGGGATACCGCGCCTGGACGCACAAGCGCAACTTTCCTGACAAGGCGCAAGGCCGTTGGCGGGTACGGGTCCTGACCGAAGCCGGGCAGATGATTGGCATGTTGCGCTTCCGGGTCACCGAATGA
- a CDS encoding MgtC/SapB family protein: protein MEWWDILSRTVVSEFSDIPDLEHGIRVSLRLLLAAALGGVLGYEREYKGKAAGLRTHMLVALGAALFVLVPLEGGMPVEDLSRVMQGIITGIGFLGAGTILKGSSQRDVKGLTTAAGIWLTAAIGVAAGLGHEATAVLTTGFALVIFLLMPPLEQHASKAAQHDDKQGRDRDRHP from the coding sequence ATGGAATGGTGGGACATACTGAGTCGTACCGTCGTATCGGAGTTTTCCGACATTCCCGATCTCGAGCACGGCATTCGCGTGTCGCTGAGGCTTCTGCTGGCCGCAGCCCTCGGCGGCGTGCTGGGGTACGAACGGGAGTACAAGGGCAAGGCGGCTGGGCTGCGTACGCACATGCTGGTCGCGCTGGGCGCGGCGCTGTTCGTACTGGTACCGCTCGAAGGCGGCATGCCGGTCGAGGACTTGTCGCGCGTCATGCAAGGAATCATCACCGGGATCGGCTTTCTGGGCGCAGGCACCATCCTCAAAGGTAGCTCGCAGCGAGATGTAAAGGGCCTGACCACCGCAGCCGGCATCTGGCTGACCGCAGCCATCGGCGTCGCCGCCGGCCTCGGCCACGAAGCCACGGCGGTGCTGACCACAGGCTTCGCCCTGGTGATCTTCCTGCTGATGCCACCGCTGGAACAACACGCCTCCAAGGCGGCCCAGCACGACGACAAGCAGGGCCGTGACCGCGACCGGCACCCCTGA
- a CDS encoding DUF2726 domain-containing protein has protein sequence MTAFLGLVLVAFVCFVLVFFIKQRQYNHPALRMPYQLKRPFFQPSESELLALLQRAASEDYVVLSKVRLADVVEVTAIPRRAPWYQAINRISAARFDFLLCDRVTLEPRCAIEMEQANDANAFLDELCQTIGLPLVRLAPETARSYADVRAAIEGATAAAPQPS, from the coding sequence ATGACCGCTTTTCTCGGGCTGGTGCTGGTGGCTTTCGTCTGCTTCGTGCTGGTGTTTTTCATCAAGCAGCGCCAATACAACCATCCTGCGTTGCGCATGCCCTATCAGCTGAAGCGTCCGTTCTTTCAGCCGAGCGAAAGCGAGCTGCTGGCATTGCTGCAGCGGGCCGCAAGCGAGGACTACGTGGTTCTGAGCAAGGTTCGGCTCGCGGATGTCGTCGAAGTCACGGCGATTCCCCGCCGCGCGCCCTGGTATCAGGCCATCAACCGGATTTCGGCGGCGCGTTTCGATTTTCTTCTGTGCGACCGGGTGACGCTGGAACCTCGCTGTGCCATCGAGATGGAACAGGCCAACGATGCCAATGCGTTCCTCGATGAGCTTTGCCAGACGATTGGCCTGCCGCTGGTTCGCCTGGCTCCGGAAACGGCACGCTCGTATGCCGACGTACGCGCGGCGATAGAAGGCGCCACTGCAGCCGCGCCGCAACCGTCCTGA
- the sfsA gene encoding DNA/RNA nuclease SfsA: protein MRFEMPLEQGRLVRRYKRFLADVITDAGDHLCIHCPNTGSMLNCMGEGARVWFQRNNDPKRKLPGTWELVETPQGRLACVNTARANRLVEEALLAGVISELAGFTALKREVAYGVENSRVDFRLDFADDPAFVEVKSVTLGFGDTAVAAFPDAVTTRGARHLRELAALARDGVRAVQLYCVNLSGIDAVRPASEIDPLYAGALRDALDAGVEVLAYGVDLSPEEIRLARPLAVML from the coding sequence ATGCGCTTCGAGATGCCTCTTGAACAGGGCCGGCTGGTGCGACGTTACAAGCGCTTTCTGGCCGATGTGATCACCGATGCGGGCGACCACCTGTGCATCCATTGCCCCAATACCGGCTCGATGCTCAATTGCATGGGCGAGGGCGCGCGGGTCTGGTTTCAGCGCAACAACGATCCGAAGCGCAAGCTGCCGGGCACCTGGGAGCTGGTGGAAACGCCGCAGGGCCGACTGGCTTGTGTCAATACCGCACGTGCCAACCGACTGGTCGAGGAAGCGCTGCTGGCCGGTGTAATCAGCGAACTGGCCGGCTTCACTGCGCTCAAGCGCGAGGTGGCCTATGGCGTCGAGAACAGCCGGGTGGATTTCCGCCTGGATTTCGCCGACGACCCGGCGTTCGTCGAGGTGAAAAGCGTGACGCTCGGCTTCGGCGACACTGCCGTGGCGGCCTTTCCGGACGCTGTGACGACACGGGGCGCTCGCCATCTGCGCGAGCTGGCGGCGCTGGCCCGCGATGGCGTCCGGGCCGTGCAGCTGTATTGCGTCAACCTCTCCGGCATCGACGCCGTGCGCCCCGCCAGTGAGATCGATCCGCTGTACGCCGGTGCATTGCGCGATGCGCTGGACGCCGGGGTCGAGGTGCTGGCCTACGGCGTCGATTTGTCACCGGAGGAAATCCGTCTGGCGCGACCGTTAGCCGTGATGCTGTAG
- a CDS encoding TIGR00730 family Rossman fold protein, whose protein sequence is MSLQSICVFCGASTGANPIYREAAIAMGQALASNGIRLIYGGGAVGLMGVVADAAMAAGGEVIGIIPQSLKDSEIGHTGLTRLEVVDGMHARKARMAELSDAFIALPGGLGTLEELFEVWTWGQLGYHAKPLGLLDINQFYSKLSHFLDHIVEEGFVKSQYRDMLQRSDSPQALLRLLDEWQPNADSRWREPSVG, encoded by the coding sequence ATGTCCCTTCAATCGATTTGTGTGTTCTGCGGCGCCAGCACCGGCGCCAACCCCATTTACCGCGAGGCTGCCATTGCCATGGGCCAGGCGCTCGCCAGCAACGGCATCCGACTGATCTACGGCGGCGGCGCGGTGGGGCTGATGGGCGTGGTAGCCGATGCCGCGATGGCGGCCGGTGGAGAAGTGATCGGCATCATTCCGCAAAGCCTGAAAGACTCCGAAATAGGCCATACCGGCCTGACCCGCCTGGAAGTGGTCGACGGGATGCACGCGCGCAAGGCACGCATGGCCGAATTGTCCGATGCGTTCATCGCCTTGCCGGGCGGGCTCGGCACGCTGGAGGAACTGTTCGAGGTCTGGACGTGGGGGCAACTGGGCTATCACGCCAAGCCACTCGGCCTGCTGGACATCAACCAGTTCTACAGCAAACTCAGCCATTTCCTGGATCACATCGTCGAGGAAGGCTTCGTCAAATCCCAGTACCGCGACATGCTGCAACGCAGCGATTCTCCTCAAGCGCTGTTGCGCCTGCTCGATGAGTGGCAGCCCAACGCAGACAGCCGCTGGCGTGAGCCTTCGGTGGGTTGA
- the gluQRS gene encoding tRNA glutamyl-Q(34) synthetase GluQRS → MPPAATSSSAYVGRFAPTPSGYLHFGSLIAALASYLDARAAKGRWLLRMEDLDPPREMPGAQFAILQALEAYGFEWDGQMVRQSERLDIYNAAIDQLWRDGHAYACNCSRKQLQPFAGLYPGFCRDAGRDVEDAAIRLRVPDREYSFIDRVQGEFRQHLGREVGDFVIRRRDGLIAYQLAVVLDDAWQGVTDVVRGADLLDSTPRQLYLQQLLGLAQPRYLHVPLIIQPDGHKLGKRYRSPPLQPNEATPLLLRALRALGQPTPDELNDAQPAEVLAWAIRRWDAQRIPRCRTLAESQLR, encoded by the coding sequence ATGCCTCCAGCCGCCACCTCCTCATCCGCCTATGTGGGCCGTTTCGCGCCGACGCCAAGCGGTTATCTGCACTTCGGTTCTCTGATCGCAGCCCTGGCCTCCTACCTCGACGCACGTGCGGCGAAAGGCCGCTGGCTGTTACGCATGGAAGACCTCGACCCGCCCCGGGAAATGCCCGGCGCGCAATTCGCCATCCTGCAAGCGCTGGAAGCCTATGGCTTCGAATGGGATGGGCAGATGGTGCGCCAGAGCGAGCGCCTGGATATCTACAACGCAGCGATCGATCAGTTGTGGCGAGACGGTCACGCCTACGCCTGCAACTGCTCACGCAAACAACTGCAACCCTTCGCCGGACTTTATCCGGGATTCTGCCGCGATGCCGGCCGGGACGTGGAAGACGCCGCCATCCGTCTGCGCGTACCTGATCGCGAATACAGCTTCATCGACCGTGTGCAGGGCGAATTCCGCCAGCATCTTGGTCGCGAGGTCGGTGACTTCGTGATTCGTCGCCGGGATGGCTTGATCGCTTACCAGTTGGCCGTTGTCCTTGACGATGCATGGCAGGGCGTCACCGACGTCGTTCGCGGCGCCGACCTGCTCGACTCCACGCCGCGCCAGCTTTACCTGCAACAACTGCTCGGCCTTGCGCAGCCGCGATACCTGCATGTGCCGCTGATCATTCAGCCGGACGGCCACAAATTGGGCAAGCGCTACCGCTCCCCGCCCCTGCAACCCAACGAAGCGACTCCGCTGTTACTTCGAGCGCTACGTGCGCTCGGCCAACCCACCCCGGACGAGCTGAACGACGCGCAACCCGCCGAAGTCCTGGCCTGGGCGATTCGGCGCTGGGATGCGCAGCGCATCCCGCGCTGCCGCACGCTGGCCGAGTCGCAGTTGCGCTGA
- a CDS encoding pyridoxal phosphate-dependent aminotransferase: MTSSYSARSRAIEPFHVMALLARANELQALGRDVIHLEIGEPDFTTAAPIVAAGQAALAAGHTRYTAARGLPQLREAIAGFYARRYQLSIDPERVLITPGGSGALLLASSLLVDPGKHWLLADPGYPCNRHFLRLIEGAAQLVPVGADVRYQLTPDLIERYWDKDSVGALVASPANPTGTLLDRDELAGLAAALKGRGGHLVVDEIYHGLTYGTDAASVLEVDDEAFVLNSFSKYFGMTGWRLGWLVAPPQAVPELEKLAQNLYISAPTMAQHAALACFEPATLDILESRRAEFGRRRDFLLPALRELGFGIAVEPEGAFYLYADIRAFGGDAFAFCQHMLETEFVAITPGLDFGRHQAGHHVRFAYTQEVPRLEQAVERIARGLRSWTG; encoded by the coding sequence ATGACCTCGTCATATAGCGCGCGAAGTCGTGCAATCGAACCCTTTCATGTCATGGCCCTGCTGGCGCGAGCCAATGAGCTGCAGGCGCTGGGGCGTGATGTCATTCATCTGGAAATCGGCGAGCCGGATTTCACCACTGCCGCCCCCATCGTCGCGGCCGGTCAGGCTGCACTCGCCGCTGGGCACACGCGCTACACGGCTGCCCGGGGGCTGCCGCAGTTGCGTGAGGCGATTGCCGGTTTCTACGCTCGACGCTATCAGCTGTCTATTGACCCCGAACGGGTGCTGATTACTCCCGGCGGATCGGGTGCGTTGTTGCTTGCCAGCAGTCTGTTGGTCGATCCCGGCAAGCACTGGCTGCTGGCCGACCCCGGCTATCCCTGCAACCGACATTTCCTGCGATTGATCGAAGGCGCTGCCCAGCTGGTGCCGGTGGGCGCCGACGTGCGCTACCAGCTGACGCCTGACCTGATCGAGCGCTACTGGGACAAGGACAGCGTAGGCGCCCTGGTTGCCTCGCCCGCCAACCCCACCGGGACGCTGCTCGACCGTGACGAGCTGGCCGGTCTGGCCGCGGCGCTGAAGGGGCGCGGCGGGCATCTGGTGGTGGATGAGATCTATCATGGCCTCACCTACGGTACCGATGCGGCCAGTGTGCTCGAAGTGGATGACGAGGCCTTCGTGCTCAACAGCTTCTCCAAATATTTCGGCATGACCGGCTGGCGCCTCGGTTGGCTGGTGGCTCCGCCGCAGGCAGTGCCGGAGCTCGAGAAACTGGCGCAGAACCTGTACATCAGCGCGCCGACCATGGCCCAGCATGCGGCGCTGGCCTGCTTCGAGCCGGCCACGCTGGACATACTCGAGTCGCGTCGGGCCGAGTTCGGCCGCCGTCGCGACTTTCTATTGCCCGCCCTGCGCGAGCTGGGATTCGGCATCGCCGTGGAGCCCGAGGGGGCCTTTTATCTCTACGCCGATATCCGTGCGTTCGGCGGCGATGCCTTCGCCTTCTGTCAGCACATGCTGGAAACCGAGTTCGTGGCGATCACGCCGGGTCTCGATTTCGGGCGGCATCAGGCCGGACATCACGTGCGTTTCGCCTATACCCAGGAGGTGCCGCGGCTGGAGCAGGCGGTCGAGCGTATCGCCCGTGGCTTGCGGAGCTGGACAGGCTGA
- the dksA gene encoding RNA polymerase-binding protein DksA, whose amino-acid sequence MPITKTTSSNQLIRAFVPYKEAKGEEYMSDKMRAHFTGILNKWKQELMEEVDRTVHHMQDEAANFPDPADRASQEEEFSLELRARDRERKLIKKIDETLQLIEDNEYGWCDSCGVEIGIRRLEARPTATLCIDCKTLAEIKEKQIGS is encoded by the coding sequence ATGCCCATTACCAAAACGACATCCAGCAACCAATTGATTCGCGCCTTCGTGCCCTATAAGGAAGCCAAGGGTGAGGAATACATGAGCGACAAGATGCGCGCTCATTTCACCGGCATCCTCAACAAGTGGAAGCAGGAGCTGATGGAAGAAGTCGATCGCACTGTGCACCACATGCAGGACGAAGCGGCCAACTTCCCGGATCCGGCCGACCGCGCCAGCCAGGAAGAAGAATTCAGCCTGGAACTGCGTGCCCGTGATCGCGAGCGCAAGCTGATCAAGAAGATCGACGAAACGCTGCAACTGATCGAAGACAACGAATACGGCTGGTGCGATTCCTGCGGTGTCGAGATCGGCATCCGCCGTCTGGAAGCCCGCCCGACCGCCACGCTGTGCATCGATTGCAAGACCCTGGCGGAGATCAAGGAAAAGCAGATCGGTTCCTGA
- a CDS encoding SDR family oxidoreductase has protein sequence MSEAIRFEDKVVIVTGAGGGLGRAHALLFARHGAKVIVNDLGGSAQGEGANSSAADRVVEEIREAGGTAVANHDSVTDGEKIVQHALDAFGRVDVVVNNAGILRDKTFHKMEDADWDLVYRVHVEGAYKVTRAAWPHLREQGYGRVIFTASTSGIYGNFGQSNYGMAKLGLYGLTRTLALEGRKNNILVNAIAPTGGTRMTEGLIPAQVFEQLKPELVSPLVVYLASAQCQETSGLFEVGGGWMGKVRWERSLGVGFDPKAGFDAEDVAANWQQICDFENAAHPADNLEALKEMMANLQKYAG, from the coding sequence ATGAGTGAAGCCATCCGCTTCGAAGACAAAGTGGTAATCGTGACGGGAGCCGGTGGTGGCCTCGGTCGCGCCCACGCGCTGCTGTTCGCTCGCCATGGTGCCAAGGTGATTGTCAATGACCTCGGTGGCAGCGCTCAGGGAGAAGGCGCCAACAGTTCGGCGGCCGATCGCGTGGTAGAAGAAATTCGCGAGGCTGGCGGCACCGCGGTCGCCAACCATGATTCGGTGACCGATGGCGAAAAGATCGTCCAGCATGCGCTCGACGCATTCGGTCGCGTGGATGTCGTGGTCAACAATGCCGGAATCCTGCGCGACAAGACCTTCCACAAGATGGAAGATGCCGATTGGGACCTGGTGTACAGGGTCCATGTCGAAGGTGCCTACAAGGTGACTCGCGCCGCCTGGCCGCACCTGCGTGAGCAGGGTTACGGTCGGGTGATATTCACGGCGTCGACCTCCGGTATCTACGGCAACTTCGGCCAGTCCAACTACGGCATGGCCAAGCTCGGCCTTTATGGCCTGACCCGCACGCTGGCGCTCGAAGGCCGCAAGAACAACATCCTGGTCAATGCCATCGCGCCCACTGGCGGCACGCGTATGACCGAGGGGCTTATCCCTGCACAGGTTTTCGAGCAGCTCAAGCCTGAACTGGTCAGCCCGCTGGTGGTGTACCTCGCCAGTGCGCAATGCCAGGAAACATCCGGGTTGTTCGAGGTGGGCGGCGGCTGGATGGGTAAAGTGCGTTGGGAGCGCAGCCTGGGTGTCGGTTTCGATCCTAAGGCAGGCTTCGATGCCGAGGATGTCGCAGCCAACTGGCAGCAGATCTGCGACTTCGAGAACGCCGCACATCCGGCCGACAACCTCGAAGCGTTGAAAGAAATGATGGCGAACCTGCAGAAGTACGCCGGTTAA
- a CDS encoding PQQ-dependent sugar dehydrogenase, which translates to MQRRYAYSFCAILMLGQAGCADTATIPVELGYGPDPVLPAPDRSLIPTVNIAKAIGWTDAAKPRAAPGLQVEAYARGLDHPRWLYVLPNGDVLVAESDAPPKPDGGRGLRHWIAKTLMARAGSGGNSANRITLLRDRDGDGRPEQRTVFLDGLNSPFGMALVGDQFFVANTDALLRFSYQQGATRLVGAGEKIVDLPAGPINHHWTKNVIARRDGTRLYVTSGSNSNIAENGMEAEENRAAILEVDPGNKTLRVFASGLRNPNGLAWQPDSGELWTTVNERDEIGSDLVPDYMTSVQDGGFYGWPYSYYGPHPDARVKPQRPDLVAKALVPDYALGAHTASLGLAFYEGALLPERYRNGAFIGQHGSWNRKPHSGYKVVFVPFSNGQPSGEAEDILTGFLNDRQQAMGRPVGVAVDHTGALLVADDVGGVIWRVTPASHPGVR; encoded by the coding sequence ATGCAACGTCGCTACGCTTATTCGTTCTGCGCCATCCTGATGCTCGGGCAGGCCGGCTGCGCCGATACCGCAACGATTCCGGTGGAGCTGGGTTATGGCCCTGACCCCGTGCTCCCGGCGCCCGACAGGTCGCTGATTCCGACCGTCAACATTGCCAAGGCGATCGGCTGGACCGACGCAGCGAAGCCGCGCGCGGCGCCCGGCCTGCAGGTCGAGGCCTACGCACGAGGCCTCGATCATCCACGGTGGCTTTATGTGCTGCCCAATGGTGATGTGCTGGTGGCCGAAAGCGACGCTCCGCCCAAGCCGGATGGCGGGAGGGGTCTTCGCCACTGGATCGCGAAAACCCTCATGGCCCGTGCCGGCTCGGGCGGTAACAGTGCCAATCGCATCACCCTGCTGCGCGACCGGGATGGCGACGGCAGACCGGAACAGCGTACGGTCTTTCTCGACGGCCTGAACTCGCCGTTCGGCATGGCGCTGGTGGGCGATCAGTTCTTCGTCGCGAACACCGACGCCCTCCTGCGCTTCAGTTACCAACAGGGCGCCACCCGCCTCGTGGGAGCCGGTGAAAAGATCGTCGACCTGCCCGCCGGGCCGATCAATCACCACTGGACCAAGAATGTGATCGCGCGCCGGGACGGCACCCGCCTGTACGTGACCAGCGGCTCGAACAGCAACATTGCGGAAAACGGCATGGAGGCCGAGGAAAATCGCGCGGCAATCCTCGAAGTCGACCCAGGCAACAAGACCTTGCGGGTGTTCGCCTCGGGGCTGCGCAATCCCAACGGCCTGGCGTGGCAACCTGACAGCGGCGAGCTGTGGACCACGGTCAACGAGCGCGACGAAATCGGCAGCGACCTGGTTCCCGATTACATGACGTCGGTGCAGGACGGCGGATTCTACGGTTGGCCTTACAGCTATTACGGCCCGCATCCGGACGCGCGCGTAAAACCGCAGCGGCCTGATCTGGTGGCGAAAGCCCTGGTGCCGGACTACGCACTTGGTGCGCACACGGCGTCGCTGGGCCTTGCATTCTATGAAGGCGCCTTGCTGCCGGAACGCTATCGCAACGGCGCCTTCATCGGCCAACACGGGTCATGGAACCGCAAGCCTCACAGCGGCTACAAAGTCGTCTTCGTGCCGTTCAGCAACGGCCAGCCCAGCGGCGAGGCCGAAGACATCCTGACCGGCTTTCTCAATGACCGGCAACAGGCCATGGGTCGCCCGGTGGGCGTCGCGGTGGACCACACCGGGGCGTTGCTGGTGGCTGACGATGTCGGCGGTGTCATCTGGCGTGTGACGCCAGCTAGCCACCCGGGCGTCCGGTAG